TATACTAAAATTAACTTCCATCTTTCAGTCATTAATCTTCACTTCGCTTATTTTAGAAATGCGAAGTCTTGTTTGATGTATCAGCCGGATACTGATTATAAAAAAGAAAGCTACCTCATTTGAGATAGCTTTTATATTTTATTTAGCTGGTTTTTTAGGACTCATCATCATGATCATTCTTTTTCCCTCAAGCTTTGGAAGCTGGTCTACTTTTCCAACATGCTCCAATTCCTGAGCAAGTTTCAGAAGTAAGATTTCTCCCTGGTCTTTAAAGATAATAGAACGTCCTTTAAAAAATACGTAGGTCTTTAATTTTGAACCTTCTTCAAGGAATTTTTCAGCATGCTTTTTCTTGAATTCATAATCGTGGTCATCAGTCTGAGGTCCGAAACGGATCTCCTTTACCACCACTTTTACCTGCTTGGCCTTAAGTTCCTTCTGCTTTTTCTTTTGCTCGTATAAAAACTTTTTATAGTCTAATATCCTTGCAATAAAAGGCTCAGCCTTATCGGAGATTACTACCAGATCAAGCTCCTGCTCTGTGGCGAGCTGTCTTGCTTTATCAATTGGATAAACTCCCGGCTCTACGTTATCGCCCACTAAACGAAGCTCTCTCACACGAATTTTATCGTTGATCAAGTGTGCGTCCTCCTGTACCGGACGTCTCTGTGGGCCCCTGTTGTTAAATCTTTGTGCTATTGTATTATAATTTTATTGGTTAATTGCTATTTTATCAAAAGATTGAGAGATTCAGCAATGATTAATCTCTCAATACTTTATTTTTTAATCTTATTAAATGGCAGATTCCTTTTTAAAGTAAGAAACAAAATCTTCCATATTCATTACTCCAAGGTCTCCTTCACCACGTCTTCTTACAGAAATCGTACCGTCTTTCTCTTCATTTTCACCCACTACAAGCATGAATGGGATCTTGTTCAATTCAGCATCACGGATCTTTTTTCCGGTTTTCTCGTTTCTGTCGTCAATCTGACCGCTAATATCGTGATTTTCCAAAAATTGTGAAACTTTTTTTGCATAATCTACATATTTTTCACTGATTGGAAGAATAATAAACTGATCAGGGCTCAGCCACAACGGGAAATCTCCTGCCGTATTCTCCAAAAGGATCGCGATAAAACGTTCCATAGAACCGAATGGTGCTCTGTGAATCATTACCGGTCTGTGCTTCTCATTATCGTTTCCAATGTAGTGAAGATCAAATCTTTCCGGTAAGTTATAGTCAACCTGGATCGTTCCAAGCTGCCATCTTCTTCCTAAAGCGTCTTTCACCATGAAATCCAGCTTCGGTCCGTAGAATGCAGCTTCACCATATTCTATTACCGTTTTAAGATTCTT
This region of Chryseobacterium vaccae genomic DNA includes:
- the infC gene encoding translation initiation factor IF-3, whose product is MINDKIRVRELRLVGDNVEPGVYPIDKARQLATEQELDLVVISDKAEPFIARILDYKKFLYEQKKKQKELKAKQVKVVVKEIRFGPQTDDHDYEFKKKHAEKFLEEGSKLKTYVFFKGRSIIFKDQGEILLLKLAQELEHVGKVDQLPKLEGKRMIMMMSPKKPAK